Proteins encoded together in one Sulfitobacter pontiacus window:
- a CDS encoding 3-deoxy-D-manno-octulosonic acid transferase, which yields MSAPFLYRAWVLASRCLIPFAASAEARKLNAQDVPAARAGEKRGIATHPRPSGALVWVHAASVGESLSVLALITRMGHMLPDAHFLITSGTATSARLVDQRLPPRSLHQFAPLDAPGPLKRFLAHWQPDAAIFVESEIWPQMLRRTHATGAPMALVNARMSDKTVEFWEKWPRTARYLFDVFTLIVTQNDAMARNMIRMHAPADRVSPGVNLKSMAGPLPVDAQALASARTALGGRAVWVASSTHEGEERSVLDAHKKLLRQIPDLCLILAPRHPERGDAVEALVQDAGLTVQRRSRGDAPGGQVYLADTLGELGLWYSLSDVVFLGGSLLPIGGHNPFEVAQSGAAVLSGNHVAAFAETYAQLEAEGAARIVADGDDLATRVAALLTKPDELATMTAAAARFIAAQDDQLDAIASRLITTLKLDTP from the coding sequence GTGTCCGCGCCTTTCCTGTACCGCGCCTGGGTTCTTGCCAGCCGCTGCCTGATCCCCTTTGCCGCCAGCGCAGAGGCGCGCAAGCTGAACGCGCAAGACGTGCCCGCCGCCCGCGCGGGAGAGAAACGCGGCATCGCCACACATCCGCGCCCAAGCGGCGCGCTTGTCTGGGTGCATGCGGCGTCCGTAGGCGAAAGCCTGTCGGTGCTTGCGCTGATCACCCGCATGGGGCATATGCTGCCCGACGCGCATTTCCTGATCACCTCGGGCACCGCGACCTCGGCCAGGCTGGTGGACCAACGTCTGCCGCCGCGCAGCCTGCACCAGTTTGCCCCGCTGGACGCCCCCGGCCCGTTAAAGCGGTTCCTGGCCCATTGGCAGCCCGACGCCGCGATATTTGTCGAAAGCGAGATCTGGCCGCAGATGTTGCGACGGACCCACGCGACAGGCGCGCCCATGGCGCTGGTCAATGCGCGCATGTCTGACAAGACGGTCGAGTTCTGGGAGAAATGGCCCCGCACTGCCCGCTACCTGTTCGATGTCTTTACGCTGATCGTAACGCAGAATGACGCGATGGCGCGCAACATGATCCGCATGCATGCCCCCGCCGATCGTGTGTCGCCGGGCGTGAACCTGAAATCCATGGCCGGCCCGCTGCCCGTCGATGCACAGGCGTTGGCGTCTGCGCGCACAGCGCTTGGCGGGCGGGCGGTCTGGGTCGCCTCTTCCACCCACGAAGGCGAGGAACGCAGCGTGCTTGACGCGCATAAGAAGCTGCTGCGCCAGATCCCCGATCTGTGTCTTATCCTTGCCCCGCGCCACCCCGAACGCGGCGATGCGGTAGAGGCGCTGGTTCAGGACGCGGGGCTGACCGTGCAGCGTCGCAGCCGTGGGGACGCCCCCGGGGGGCAGGTCTATCTGGCCGACACGCTGGGGGAATTGGGCCTCTGGTACAGCCTGTCCGATGTCGTGTTTCTGGGCGGATCGCTGCTGCCCATTGGCGGGCATAACCCGTTCGAGGTGGCGCAATCGGGTGCCGCCGTGCTGTCGGGCAACCATGTTGCGGCCTTTGCGGAAACCTATGCCCAGCTTGAGGCTGAAGGCGCTGCGCGGATCGTGGCGGATGGCGATGATCTGGCCACCCGCGTTGCCGCGCTCTTGACCAAACCGGACGAGCTGGCGACGATGACCGCAGCCGCTGCCCGCTTCATCGCGGCACAAGATGACCAGCTTGATGCCATCGCCAGCCGTCTGATCACCACATTGAAGTTGGATACCCCATGA
- a CDS encoding glycosyltransferase family 4 protein gives MTHPLARTDVIAPNFKRRLSGVTATVMRLVPVQSRDISIAATGPVVPEDVPQVPLASLVTMSRRGPSPSGWRVWHARRNVEMLGGLALRYLLGKRLKLMFTSASQREQTGLTRWLIRRMDAVVATSDRTNAYLENPGHVIMHGIDTEGFAPSPDRAALRAELKLPVNATLVGCYGRIRAQKGTDAFVEAMLPILRDNPDVVALVMGRATEKYESFEKGLKDRARAEGLSDRMLFLPEVPVGDMADFYRVLDLYVAPQRWEGFGLTPIEAMACGVPVVATRVGAFEKLVVQGTTGLLVDPDDIPALEAATRDALSDRTRLAAWAEAGRSYVMSDFSIAREAAALVKIYRKLLAA, from the coding sequence ATGACGCACCCCCTTGCCCGCACCGATGTGATCGCGCCGAATTTCAAACGCAGGCTCAGCGGCGTGACGGCCACTGTGATGCGGCTGGTACCGGTCCAATCGCGCGATATCTCTATCGCGGCGACGGGCCCCGTTGTGCCCGAGGATGTGCCGCAGGTGCCGCTGGCCTCGCTTGTGACCATGTCGCGCCGCGGGCCGTCACCGTCGGGCTGGCGGGTCTGGCACGCGCGGCGCAACGTCGAGATGCTGGGCGGGCTGGCGCTGCGCTATCTGCTGGGCAAGCGGCTCAAGCTGATGTTCACCTCGGCCAGCCAGCGTGAACAGACCGGCCTGACGCGCTGGCTGATCCGGCGGATGGATGCCGTGGTGGCGACCTCGGACCGGACAAACGCCTATCTGGAAAACCCCGGCCATGTGATCATGCACGGGATCGACACCGAGGGCTTTGCCCCCTCGCCCGACCGCGCTGCCCTGCGCGCCGAGCTTAAGCTGCCAGTGAACGCGACGCTGGTGGGTTGCTATGGCCGTATCCGCGCCCAAAAGGGCACCGATGCCTTTGTCGAGGCGATGCTGCCGATCCTGCGGGACAACCCCGATGTCGTCGCCCTTGTAATGGGACGCGCGACCGAGAAATACGAGAGCTTCGAGAAGGGCCTGAAAGACCGTGCCCGCGCCGAAGGGCTGTCGGACCGGATGCTGTTCCTGCCAGAGGTGCCCGTGGGCGATATGGCGGATTTCTACCGCGTGCTGGACCTTTACGTCGCCCCCCAACGGTGGGAGGGCTTCGGCCTCACCCCGATCGAGGCGATGGCCTGCGGTGTACCCGTGGTCGCGACCCGTGTGGGGGCCTTTGAAAAGCTGGTGGTGCAAGGTACGACGGGCCTACTGGTGGACCCCGATGACATTCCCGCGCTCGAGGCCGCGACGCGCGATGCTCTGTCCGACCGGACCCGACTGGCCGCATGGGCAGAGGCCGGGCGCAGCTATGTGATGTCGGATTTCTCTATCGCGCGCGAAGCGGCGGCGCTGGTCAAAATCTATCGCAAGCTGCTGGCGGCATAG
- a CDS encoding M20 aminoacylase family protein — protein sequence MPVKNRFAELHNDITAWRRDLHEHPEILFETHRTSATVAEKLRAFGCDEVVEGIGRTGVVGVIKGNATTSGKVIGLRADMDALPIHEQTGLDYASKTPNAMHACGHDGHTAMLLGAAQYLAETRNFDGTVVVIFQPAEEGGGGGREMCKDGMMERWGIQEVYGMHNWPGIPAGQFGIRPGPFFAATDLLEIEVEGLGGHAAKPHETIDTGVVTAHIITALQTIVSRNADPVGNIVVSITSIESSSKAFNVIPQRVNLLGTVRTLSNDLRDLAEKRVTEICEGIAATFGATAKVKYVRNYPVMVNHDEQTEFAADVARGISGQCDEAPLVMGGEDFAFMLEERPGAYILVGNGDTAMVHHPMYNFNDDIIPAGCSWWAGIAEQRMPIG from the coding sequence ATGCCCGTTAAGAACCGATTTGCCGAATTGCACAATGACATCACCGCATGGCGACGTGATTTGCACGAACACCCCGAGATCCTGTTCGAGACGCATCGCACCTCTGCCACCGTGGCCGAGAAACTGCGCGCCTTCGGCTGTGACGAAGTTGTCGAAGGCATCGGGCGTACCGGTGTTGTCGGCGTGATCAAGGGCAATGCCACCACCTCGGGCAAGGTCATCGGGCTGCGTGCCGATATGGACGCGCTGCCGATCCACGAACAGACGGGGCTGGACTATGCCTCCAAAACGCCCAATGCGATGCATGCCTGCGGCCACGACGGCCACACGGCGATGCTATTGGGCGCGGCGCAGTATCTGGCCGAGACACGGAACTTTGACGGGACTGTTGTGGTGATCTTTCAGCCTGCCGAAGAAGGCGGCGGCGGCGGGCGCGAGATGTGCAAGGACGGCATGATGGAACGCTGGGGCATTCAGGAAGTCTATGGCATGCACAACTGGCCCGGCATTCCCGCCGGCCAATTCGGCATCCGCCCCGGCCCGTTCTTTGCGGCCACCGACCTGCTGGAAATCGAAGTCGAGGGTCTGGGCGGCCACGCGGCCAAACCACACGAGACCATCGATACCGGTGTGGTCACCGCACATATCATCACCGCGCTGCAAACCATCGTCAGCCGGAACGCGGACCCCGTGGGCAATATCGTTGTCTCGATCACCTCGATCGAATCCTCGTCCAAGGCGTTCAACGTGATCCCGCAGCGGGTGAACTTGCTGGGTACCGTGCGCACCCTGTCCAATGACCTGCGCGATCTGGCTGAAAAGCGCGTGACAGAGATTTGTGAAGGCATCGCGGCGACCTTTGGCGCGACGGCCAAGGTCAAATACGTGCGCAACTATCCAGTGATGGTGAACCACGACGAACAGACTGAATTCGCGGCGGATGTCGCGCGCGGCATCTCGGGGCAATGCGACGAAGCACCTTTGGTCATGGGGGGCGAGGATTTCGCCTTTATGCTCGAAGAGCGCCCCGGTGCCTATATTCTGGTCGGCAATGGCGACACCGCGATGGTGCACCATCCGATGTATAACTTTAACGACGATATCATTCCCGCGGGCTGCAGCTGGTGGGCCGGTATCGCTGAACAACGCATGCCCATCGGCTGA
- a CDS encoding M20 aminoacylase family protein, whose amino-acid sequence MPIKNRFAETHADITAWRRHLHTIPELQFDLPQTAAFVEEKLRSFGITDITTGVAQSGIVAVIEGKTNASGRSIGLRADMDALPITEATGLAYASKTPGKMHACGHDGHTAILLGAAQYLAETRNFDGRAVLIFQPAEEGGGGGNVMVEEGLMERWSIDEVYGLHNMPGHPVGAFAIRSGPLLAAADEFDIIITGQGGHAAAPHEAIDTNLAAAHVVVALQSIAARNVDPIKNAVVSVCTLRSDTDSHNVLPQTVRLRGTVRTLDAGIRDLVQDRLEAVVAHTCAAHQCTADIVYARGYPITVNADANTAYAADVAENIAPGVDRDTPPIMAGEDFSYMLNQRPGAYIMLGNGDGPTVHHPMYNFNDDAIPAGCSWFAEMIETRLPA is encoded by the coding sequence ATGCCGATCAAGAACCGCTTTGCCGAAACCCATGCCGACATCACCGCGTGGCGGCGTCACCTGCATACGATCCCCGAACTGCAATTCGATCTGCCGCAGACCGCGGCTTTCGTCGAAGAGAAGCTGCGCAGCTTTGGCATCACCGATATCACCACCGGCGTGGCGCAAAGCGGCATCGTCGCGGTGATCGAGGGCAAGACCAATGCGTCGGGCCGCAGCATCGGCTTGCGCGCGGATATGGACGCTTTACCCATCACCGAGGCGACGGGGCTTGCGTATGCCTCCAAAACGCCGGGCAAGATGCATGCCTGCGGCCATGACGGGCACACCGCGATCCTGCTGGGGGCCGCGCAGTATCTTGCAGAGACACGCAATTTTGACGGGCGGGCGGTGCTTATCTTCCAACCCGCCGAAGAGGGCGGCGGCGGTGGCAACGTCATGGTCGAGGAAGGCTTGATGGAGCGTTGGTCCATCGACGAGGTCTACGGGCTGCACAATATGCCCGGCCATCCCGTCGGCGCATTCGCGATCCGCAGTGGCCCTTTACTGGCGGCGGCAGATGAGTTCGACATCATCATCACCGGGCAGGGCGGCCATGCCGCAGCCCCGCACGAGGCGATCGATACCAACCTTGCCGCGGCGCATGTCGTTGTCGCGCTGCAATCCATCGCCGCACGCAACGTGGATCCGATCAAGAATGCTGTCGTGTCGGTCTGCACCCTGCGGTCCGATACCGACAGCCACAACGTTCTGCCGCAAACCGTGCGTCTGCGCGGCACGGTCCGTACGCTGGATGCGGGCATCCGCGATCTGGTGCAGGACCGGCTGGAGGCTGTCGTGGCCCACACCTGCGCCGCCCACCAATGCACTGCCGACATCGTTTACGCGCGCGGCTATCCCATCACCGTGAACGCTGACGCGAATACCGCCTACGCCGCCGATGTGGCCGAGAATATCGCCCCCGGTGTGGACCGCGACACGCCGCCGATCATGGCCGGAGAGGATTTCTCGTATATGCTGAACCAGCGCCCCGGTGCCTATATCATGCTGGGTAATGGCGACGGGCCCACCGTCCACCACCCCATGTATAATTTCAACGATGACGCGATCCCCGCAGGTTGTAGCTGGTTCGCGGAAATGATTGAAACAAGATTGCCAGCCTAG
- a CDS encoding FAD-binding oxidoreductase has product MQPFPIHTTTPVTYPGPQPATSDIVVIGGGIIGVCTALFLAREGHSVTLLEKGRIAAEQSSRNWGWIRQQGRDPDEMPIMAEAQALWRELAGQTNVDIGLRQGGIAYLAQRPTQLAGYEDWLPHARANGADSRMMTAAEVSAMFPGLATPQIGALITPSDMRAEPWVAVPALAGIAAREGVQIIENCAVRCLDIAAGRVAGVITEQGRIASSQVVLAGGAWSALFLRNHGIAMPQLSVRENVAATESLPEIYAGAVSDGRVAFRRREDGGYTLAPPGAPELFVGPDAFRALPHYLTQLRADPFGQRLHPFAPKGFPDAWATKRRWQADTPSPFEAMRILNPTPNMAKIRRLLRDFSAMFPDLGPIKLKSAWAGMIDTMPDIVPVVDTVAALPGLTIGTGMSGHGFGIGPGMGRVLARLATGQSAGHDLTRFRLARFTDGSPMILGPNV; this is encoded by the coding sequence ATGCAGCCTTTCCCGATCCACACGACCACCCCCGTCACCTATCCCGGCCCCCAGCCAGCGACGTCGGATATCGTCGTTATCGGCGGCGGGATCATCGGGGTCTGCACGGCGCTGTTCCTCGCCCGGGAGGGTCACTCGGTCACCTTGCTGGAAAAGGGCCGCATCGCCGCTGAACAATCCAGCCGCAATTGGGGGTGGATTCGGCAACAGGGGCGCGACCCTGACGAGATGCCGATCATGGCCGAGGCGCAGGCGCTCTGGCGCGAACTTGCGGGGCAAACGAACGTGGATATCGGGCTGCGGCAGGGCGGCATTGCCTATCTGGCGCAAAGGCCGACACAACTTGCGGGCTACGAAGACTGGCTGCCCCATGCGCGGGCCAATGGCGCGGACAGCCGGATGATGACGGCGGCCGAGGTCTCCGCCATGTTCCCCGGCCTTGCGACACCTCAGATCGGCGCGCTGATCACGCCGTCGGACATGCGGGCGGAGCCTTGGGTCGCGGTGCCCGCACTCGCCGGTATCGCCGCGCGAGAGGGCGTTCAGATCATCGAGAATTGCGCCGTGCGCTGCCTTGACATCGCGGCGGGGCGGGTTGCCGGGGTGATCACGGAACAGGGGCGTATCGCGTCTTCGCAGGTGGTGCTGGCAGGCGGGGCGTGGTCGGCGCTGTTCCTGCGCAATCACGGTATCGCTATGCCGCAGCTGTCGGTACGCGAAAATGTGGCGGCGACCGAAAGCTTGCCTGAAATTTACGCAGGGGCGGTGTCGGACGGGCGGGTCGCATTCCGGCGGCGCGAGGATGGCGGCTATACGCTCGCCCCTCCCGGCGCGCCCGAGCTTTTTGTGGGCCCTGACGCCTTTCGTGCTTTGCCCCATTACCTGACCCAGTTGCGCGCCGACCCCTTTGGTCAACGGCTTCACCCTTTTGCGCCCAAAGGCTTTCCCGATGCTTGGGCGACCAAACGGCGCTGGCAGGCCGATACCCCATCCCCCTTCGAGGCGATGCGCATCCTTAATCCCACGCCCAATATGGCCAAGATCCGCCGCCTGCTGCGTGATTTTTCAGCAATGTTCCCCGATCTGGGGCCGATAAAGCTGAAATCTGCCTGGGCGGGGATGATCGACACGATGCCTGACATTGTACCTGTCGTGGATACTGTGGCAGCACTGCCGGGGCTGACCATTGGCACGGGCATGTCGGGGCACGGCTTTGGTATCGGGCCGGGCATGGGCCGCGTTCTGGCGCGTCTGGCCACGGGGCAAAGCGCCGGGCACGACCTGACCCGCTTTCGCCTCGCACGTTTCACCGATGGCAGCCCGATGATCCTGGGCCCGAACGTCTAG
- the argE gene encoding acetylornithine deacetylase, giving the protein MTARMTPFELMEKLVSFPTVSRDTNIPLIDWVADYLESHGIASHRYIHPDQPKHALFAHVGPWEEGAVVLSGHTDVVPVDGQPWDSDPFTVVERDGRYYGRGCCDMKGFDALAIWTLVEAHYAEVQRPLQIALSFDEEIGCTGAPPMIEAMQPVLPKGALVIVGEPSTMQAVTGHKGGTGFNTHVVGFEVHSSLLHTGVNAIMAGAKLIEWANEVNTENMARKPSELAAMFNPPFTTAHVGVISGGTAHNITAKDCHFAMDFRVVPGEDKDAWGTAYLEKVREVEKQMQEVVPETYIEVTPRFDVPALQPEKDGLAETFVRQITGDNASHKVSYGTEAGQFQEAGYSAVICGPGDIAQAHQPNEYIEVAQFEAGHSFMRDLLDRLK; this is encoded by the coding sequence ATGACTGCGCGCATGACCCCGTTCGAGCTGATGGAAAAACTCGTCAGCTTTCCCACTGTGTCGCGGGATACGAATATCCCGCTGATCGACTGGGTGGCCGATTACCTTGAAAGCCACGGCATCGCGTCCCATCGCTATATCCACCCCGATCAACCCAAACATGCGCTTTTCGCCCATGTGGGCCCGTGGGAAGAGGGCGCGGTGGTCCTGTCGGGGCATACCGATGTGGTGCCGGTGGACGGCCAGCCCTGGGACAGCGACCCTTTCACCGTGGTCGAACGGGACGGGCGCTATTACGGGCGCGGCTGCTGCGACATGAAGGGCTTTGATGCGCTGGCCATCTGGACATTGGTAGAAGCGCATTACGCCGAAGTGCAACGCCCACTCCAGATCGCGCTCAGCTTTGACGAGGAAATCGGCTGCACCGGTGCCCCTCCGATGATCGAGGCGATGCAACCGGTGTTGCCCAAAGGTGCGCTGGTGATCGTGGGGGAACCCTCGACCATGCAGGCCGTTACAGGTCACAAGGGCGGCACGGGCTTCAACACCCATGTGGTCGGCTTCGAGGTGCATTCCTCGCTCCTGCACACAGGCGTCAACGCGATCATGGCGGGGGCCAAGCTGATCGAATGGGCCAATGAGGTGAACACCGAGAACATGGCCCGCAAACCCAGCGAGCTTGCCGCGATGTTCAACCCGCCCTTTACCACCGCCCATGTGGGCGTGATCTCGGGCGGGACAGCGCATAATATCACCGCCAAGGATTGCCACTTCGCCATGGATTTCCGCGTCGTGCCGGGCGAAGACAAAGACGCCTGGGGCACCGCCTATCTGGAAAAGGTGCGCGAGGTCGAAAAGCAGATGCAAGAGGTCGTCCCCGAAACCTATATCGAGGTCACCCCCCGTTTCGACGTCCCCGCACTACAACCCGAAAAAGACGGGCTGGCCGAAACCTTCGTGCGCCAGATCACCGGCGACAATGCCAGCCACAAGGTCTCCTACGGGACCGAGGCCGGACAGTTCCAGGAAGCGGGGTATAGCGCGGTGATCTGCGGCCCCGGCGATATCGCACAGGCGCACCAGCCCAACGAATATATCGAAGTCGCGCAATTCGAGGCCGGCCATAGCTTCATGCGCGACCTGCTTGACCGTTTGAAATGA
- a CDS encoding ABC transporter ATP-binding protein — MLDEATPTPIAQIQELRVEFQTQDGPVLGVENVSFDINAGETVCVVGESGSGKSVSSLSLMRLVEFGGGKIAGGRLLFERQNDPAVDLARTDQDVMRDIRGNEIGMIFQEPMTALNPVFTVGRQLTEGLRLHKNMSKAQAEARALELLTQVRIPEPARRLAQYPHELSGGMRQRVVIAMALACSPRLLIADEPTTALDVTIQAEILALIDRLKRETGTAVMFITHDMAVVAQMADRVVVMFRGNKVEEGTVEEIFENPQHPYTKALLAAVPKLGEMRGKPYPEPMKLLGTADKEIKPIKGTEETLLTVKNLTTRFPVQGGFLRRTVANVHAVEDLSFTINKGQTLSLVGESGCGKSTAGRSLLRLVDPQSGEVNLDGKDIMALDSRGLHKARLDMQMIFQDPFASLNPQMQLSDQVAEPIHNYGTLKGAELTKRIEMLFDRVELPRSFMRRFPHELSGGQRQRVAIARALALNPKLIVADEAVSALDVSVQAQVVNLMLELQAEMGLSFLFISHDMAVVERVSHHVGVMYLGRIVEMGTRSQVFENPQHPYTQALMKAVPIADPRRRKKESELNFKPIPSPIHPTSYVAEPSVYKTVSPGHQVLITDSGY, encoded by the coding sequence CTTAGGGTCGAATTTCAAACCCAGGACGGACCCGTTCTAGGTGTGGAGAACGTCAGCTTTGACATCAATGCGGGTGAAACTGTCTGCGTTGTGGGCGAATCCGGCTCGGGTAAATCGGTGTCCTCGCTGTCGCTGATGCGTCTGGTCGAGTTCGGCGGCGGAAAAATTGCGGGTGGGCGCCTATTATTTGAGCGCCAGAACGATCCCGCTGTCGATTTGGCGCGCACAGATCAGGATGTGATGCGCGATATTCGCGGCAATGAGATCGGGATGATCTTTCAGGAACCGATGACAGCGCTGAACCCTGTCTTTACCGTCGGTCGCCAGCTGACCGAAGGGCTGCGCCTGCACAAGAACATGTCCAAGGCGCAGGCAGAGGCCCGCGCGCTGGAGCTTCTGACCCAGGTCCGCATCCCCGAACCGGCCCGCCGTCTTGCGCAATACCCGCACGAACTGTCGGGCGGGATGCGCCAGCGTGTGGTGATTGCCATGGCGCTGGCCTGTTCGCCGCGGCTGTTGATCGCGGATGAACCCACCACCGCGCTGGATGTGACCATTCAGGCCGAAATCCTCGCGCTGATCGACCGCTTGAAACGCGAGACCGGCACCGCCGTCATGTTCATCACCCATGACATGGCCGTTGTCGCCCAAATGGCCGATCGCGTCGTTGTCATGTTCCGCGGTAACAAGGTCGAAGAAGGCACGGTCGAGGAAATTTTCGAAAACCCCCAACACCCCTATACCAAGGCGTTGCTGGCCGCCGTCCCCAAGCTGGGCGAGATGCGCGGCAAACCCTATCCCGAACCGATGAAACTGCTCGGGACGGCGGATAAAGAGATCAAACCTATCAAGGGCACAGAGGAAACGCTGCTGACGGTCAAGAACCTGACCACGCGCTTTCCGGTGCAGGGCGGCTTCCTGCGCCGCACCGTCGCCAATGTCCATGCGGTCGAGGACCTGTCGTTTACCATCAACAAGGGCCAAACGCTAAGCCTTGTGGGGGAATCCGGCTGCGGAAAATCTACGGCGGGGCGGTCCTTGCTGCGGCTGGTCGACCCCCAGTCCGGCGAGGTCAACCTCGATGGCAAAGACATCATGGCACTGGATTCACGTGGCCTGCACAAGGCGCGACTGGACATGCAGATGATCTTTCAGGACCCGTTTGCCTCGCTCAATCCGCAGATGCAGCTGTCGGATCAGGTGGCCGAACCGATCCACAATTATGGCACGCTCAAGGGGGCCGAACTGACCAAACGCATCGAGATGCTGTTTGACCGTGTGGAACTGCCGCGCAGCTTCATGCGCCGCTTCCCGCACGAGCTGTCAGGTGGTCAGCGCCAGCGCGTCGCCATCGCGCGGGCCTTAGCGCTGAACCCCAAGCTGATCGTCGCGGATGAAGCCGTGTCGGCGCTGGATGTGTCGGTGCAGGCGCAGGTGGTCAATCTGATGCTGGAGCTGCAAGCGGAAATGGGGCTGTCCTTCCTGTTCATCAGCCACGATATGGCTGTGGTCGAACGGGTCAGCCACCACGTCGGCGTGATGTATCTGGGCCGGATCGTAGAAATGGGCACGCGGTCGCAGGTGTTTGAAAACCCGCAGCACCCCTATACGCAGGCCTTGATGAAAGCCGTCCCCATCGCCGATCCACGGCGTCGCAAAAAGGAAAGCGAGCTGAACTTCAAGCCGATCCCGTCCCCGATCCATCCGACAAGCTATGTCGCGGAACCCTCTGTTTACAAAACCGTATCCCCCGGCCATCAGGTCTTGATCACCGATAGCGGATACTAA